One genomic region from Muriicola soli encodes:
- a CDS encoding molybdenum cofactor biosynthesis protein MoaE, producing MEANKVKNVFIKGAITPEFIANSIAKHQSKTGIGAHDIFLGQVRADVIEGKEVKAIDYSAYESMANQKFHEIREATFAKYELSCMHIYHSIGRVETGEICLFVFVSAPHRKIVFDALHFVVEEIKAEVPVFGKEVFDDESYQWKVNT from the coding sequence TTGGAAGCAAACAAAGTAAAAAATGTCTTTATTAAGGGTGCCATCACTCCTGAATTCATAGCGAATTCTATCGCCAAGCACCAGTCGAAAACCGGGATAGGGGCACATGATATCTTTCTGGGACAGGTACGTGCCGATGTGATCGAGGGAAAGGAAGTTAAAGCGATTGACTATTCGGCATACGAATCCATGGCCAACCAGAAATTCCACGAGATACGGGAAGCCACCTTTGCAAAATATGAGCTGAGCTGTATGCATATCTACCACAGCATTGGGAGGGTGGAAACAGGGGAAATATGCCTCTTTGTCTTTGTTTCCGCACCACATCGCAAGATAGTCTTTGATGCTTTGCATTTTGTTGTTGAAGAGATAAAGGCTGAGGTACCGGTCTTTGGTAAAGAAGTTTTTGATGATGAGTCTTATCAATGGAAGGTGAATACATAA
- the moaC gene encoding cyclic pyranopterin monophosphate synthase MoaC produces MVDITHKKSTLRTAVAEAVVEVSSRETIQAIREKRVPKGDVFAMSKAAGLLGVKKTADLLPDCHPLPIEFTDIRYEIEDLRIRIRITVKTHYKTGVEVEAMHGASIVALNLYDMLKPIDKGVEIGRIRLIKKSGGKSDIDKS; encoded by the coding sequence ATGGTAGACATAACACATAAGAAAAGTACCCTTCGTACGGCTGTAGCTGAAGCAGTAGTTGAAGTGAGCTCCCGGGAAACCATCCAGGCCATCAGGGAGAAAAGAGTACCCAAGGGCGATGTCTTTGCGATGAGTAAGGCAGCCGGCCTATTGGGCGTTAAAAAAACAGCCGATCTATTGCCTGATTGTCATCCCCTGCCCATAGAATTCACAGACATCAGATACGAAATTGAAGACCTCCGGATCAGGATCAGGATTACCGTTAAAACCCATTATAAAACAGGGGTAGAGGTGGAGGCCATGCATGGGGCAAGCATTGTGGCCCTTAATCTTTACGACATGCTCAAGCCCATAGACAAGGGTGTGGAAATTGGAAGAATCCGCCTGATAAAAAAGTCAGGAGGAAAATCAGATATTGACAAAAGTTAG
- the speB gene encoding agmatinase, protein MRTSKNYAGINDEYAQLEKSKVVLIPVPYDGTSTWGKGADKGPEAFLEASENMELYDIETDTEVYKQGIHLTDPLTEFSSPEAMVKKVHKTTKEYIKRNKFVTLVGGEHSISIGSIRAFNECFDDLTVLHIDAHADLRESYEGTPYNHACAVYEASQNTNLVQVGIRSMDSIETTIMDVEKTFFAHEMVDDDYWIDKVVELLGENVFITFDLDALDPSIMPSTGTPEPGGLLWYETLDLLKQVFEEKNVVGFDIVELCPNSQDKSSDFLAAKLYYKMLSFKFKDEAVDDEYDNTYDVNTGSGNSSLPKFNDEDE, encoded by the coding sequence ATGAGAACATCTAAAAATTACGCGGGTATTAACGACGAATACGCACAGTTAGAAAAATCGAAAGTTGTATTGATCCCCGTGCCATATGATGGAACCAGTACCTGGGGAAAAGGTGCAGATAAAGGTCCGGAGGCTTTTCTCGAAGCCTCTGAGAATATGGAATTATACGATATCGAAACAGATACAGAGGTCTACAAGCAGGGCATTCACCTCACAGATCCTCTAACGGAATTCTCCAGCCCAGAGGCTATGGTAAAGAAGGTACACAAAACGACCAAGGAGTATATCAAAAGGAATAAATTCGTTACCCTGGTTGGGGGAGAGCATTCCATCTCCATCGGATCTATCCGGGCCTTCAATGAATGCTTTGACGACCTTACCGTGCTCCATATAGATGCTCATGCAGATTTACGGGAATCATACGAGGGTACGCCATACAATCACGCCTGCGCAGTATATGAAGCCAGTCAGAATACCAACCTGGTACAGGTAGGGATCAGAAGTATGGATAGCATTGAAACAACTATCATGGACGTAGAAAAGACATTTTTTGCACATGAAATGGTCGATGACGATTACTGGATAGACAAGGTCGTAGAATTGTTAGGTGAAAATGTATTTATCACATTTGATCTCGATGCATTGGATCCCTCTATAATGCCTTCAACAGGAACCCCTGAGCCGGGCGGACTGCTATGGTATGAAACTCTCGATCTTCTGAAACAGGTATTTGAGGAAAAGAACGTAGTGGGCTTTGACATAGTGGAATTGTGTCCTAACAGTCAGGACAAATCCTCAGACTTCCTGGCGGCAAAGCTGTACTATAAAATGCTCAGCTTTAAATTTAAGGACGAAGCCGTGGACGATGAATATGACAATACATACGATGTAAACACAGGAAGTGGAAATTCTTCACTTCCAAAATTCAATGATGAAGATGAGTAA
- a CDS encoding deoxyhypusine synthase family protein has protein sequence MSKGPISDFISKYYLHFNAAAVVDAAKAYEEQLDGGAKMLVSLAGAMSTAELGKIFAEMIRNNKVHIISCTGANLEEDIMNLVAHSHYKRVPNYRDLTPQQEWDLLEKGLNRVTDTCIPEEEAFRRLQEHIHKLWKEAEKEGKRYLPHEYMYQMLLSGVLEEYYEIDLKDSWMYAAAEKNLPIVCPGWEDSTMGNIFASYVLKGELKASTVKSGIEYMTFLADWYTENSAKGIGFFQIGGGIAGDFPICVVPMLYQDMERTDTPFWSYFCQISDSTTSYGSYSGAVPNEKITWGKLGIDTPKFIIESDATIVAPLIFAYLLDM, from the coding sequence ATGAGTAAAGGACCGATTTCAGATTTTATTTCAAAATACTACCTGCACTTTAATGCCGCAGCAGTTGTTGATGCTGCAAAAGCATATGAGGAGCAGTTAGATGGCGGAGCAAAAATGCTGGTTTCCCTTGCCGGAGCCATGAGTACGGCAGAATTGGGAAAGATCTTTGCCGAGATGATACGGAATAACAAGGTACATATCATCTCCTGCACAGGGGCAAACCTGGAAGAGGACATCATGAATCTTGTGGCTCATTCTCATTACAAAAGAGTTCCCAATTACAGGGATTTAACTCCTCAGCAGGAATGGGATCTTTTGGAGAAAGGCCTTAACAGGGTAACCGATACTTGTATTCCTGAGGAAGAAGCCTTTCGCAGGTTACAAGAACACATCCATAAATTGTGGAAAGAGGCCGAAAAAGAAGGAAAGCGGTATTTGCCACACGAATACATGTATCAGATGCTCCTTTCTGGCGTACTTGAAGAGTATTATGAAATCGACTTAAAAGACTCCTGGATGTATGCGGCGGCAGAGAAAAACCTGCCTATCGTTTGTCCCGGATGGGAAGACAGTACCATGGGAAATATCTTTGCTTCTTATGTGCTCAAAGGAGAACTGAAAGCTTCAACGGTAAAGTCGGGTATTGAATATATGACCTTTCTGGCCGACTGGTATACCGAGAATTCTGCCAAAGGAATCGGATTTTTTCAGATCGGTGGAGGTATAGCTGGGGACTTTCCGATCTGTGTGGTTCCCATGTTGTATCAGGATATGGAGCGTACAGATACTCCCTTTTGGAGCTACTTCTGTCAGATCAGTGACAGCACTACAAGCTACGGAAGTTATTCCGGGGCTGTTCCCAATGAAAAAATCACCTGGGGGAAACTGGGCATAGATACGCCCAAATTTATAATTGAGAGTGACGCAACTATTGTTGCACCGCTTATTTTTGCTTATCTTTTAGACATGTAA
- a CDS encoding VOC family protein, producing MKHSAFHLALPCYSVTKTKKFYTEVLGADLGRHSTQWADINLYGNQITFTKSGEFTFNYKSYKFGDNILPSFHFGVILNEKSWNEVYGKLSEIGDKNIEPVTFLVSKKGEHTSFFVEDPNGYVVEFKCFKESTEVFAS from the coding sequence ATGAAACACAGCGCTTTTCACCTCGCCTTGCCTTGTTACAGCGTTACCAAAACTAAAAAATTCTATACCGAAGTACTCGGTGCCGATTTAGGTCGCCATTCCACGCAATGGGCAGACATTAACCTCTATGGCAACCAGATCACATTTACAAAGTCCGGGGAATTTACATTCAACTACAAGTCCTATAAATTTGGAGACAATATCCTTCCGTCATTTCATTTCGGTGTTATCCTCAATGAGAAAAGCTGGAATGAAGTTTATGGTAAACTTTCGGAGATTGGGGATAAAAACATTGAGCCCGTTACTTTCCTGGTGAGCAAAAAGGGAGAGCATACCTCTTTCTTTGTCGAAGACCCTAATGGTTATGTAGTGGAGTTTAAGTGTTTTAAGGAATCCACTGAAGTTTTCGCTTCTTGA
- the rimK gene encoding 30S ribosomal protein S6--L-glutamate ligase, translating into MLKIIGSEEWCAFKELGIPAIKARVDSGAKTSSIQATHISVFQKKKEDWVKFEVNPIQDNRSITLECEGRLVDRRVIKSSSGISEERYVISTPVTLGDDTFDIELTLANRDTMEFRMLLGREALNGRFMVNPAKSYILKTLTEDNLSASYAPYLKEKTGLKIALLASNPDLYSNKRLVEAAEARGHEIVFLNVELAYMKLDARSPEIRYRGGNILKEFDAVIPRIKPSVTFYGCALIRQFDYLGVYCQNSAEAISQSRDKLFASQLFAKNDLHIPITGFAKSPMDTKDLIKMVNGAPLIIKLLESTQGKGVVLAETSKAAESVINAFKSVQTNILVQEFIKEANGQDIRCFVVNGKVVASMQRQAEKGEFRANIHQGGRASRIKITAEERKLAVKASKILNLSVAGVDIIRSNKGPLLLEVNSSPGLEGIENATGKDIANAMIVGIEKKLKFQN; encoded by the coding sequence ATGTTAAAAATCATAGGCAGTGAAGAATGGTGTGCCTTCAAAGAACTTGGAATTCCTGCCATTAAAGCCCGAGTAGATTCAGGCGCAAAAACCTCTTCTATTCAAGCTACACACATTTCAGTTTTCCAGAAGAAAAAGGAAGACTGGGTCAAGTTTGAGGTCAACCCCATACAGGACAACAGAAGCATAACCTTGGAGTGTGAAGGAAGACTTGTAGATCGCCGCGTCATTAAAAGTTCCAGTGGAATTTCTGAAGAAAGATATGTGATCAGTACTCCTGTGACATTGGGGGATGACACCTTCGATATTGAACTTACCCTGGCTAACAGGGATACCATGGAATTCAGGATGTTATTGGGCAGGGAAGCTTTAAATGGTCGATTTATGGTAAATCCGGCCAAATCTTATATCCTGAAAACCCTGACGGAAGACAATCTGTCTGCTTCTTATGCGCCTTACCTGAAGGAGAAAACAGGCCTAAAAATAGCATTGCTGGCTAGTAATCCCGACTTGTACAGTAATAAACGCCTGGTGGAAGCGGCGGAAGCCCGTGGACATGAAATTGTTTTTCTCAATGTGGAACTCGCTTATATGAAACTCGATGCCCGTTCGCCTGAGATCCGATACAGGGGAGGAAACATCCTGAAGGAATTCGATGCGGTGATCCCGAGGATCAAACCTTCGGTAACCTTCTACGGTTGTGCTCTTATCAGGCAATTCGACTATTTGGGTGTCTACTGTCAAAACTCTGCCGAAGCGATAAGTCAATCAAGGGATAAATTATTCGCCTCTCAATTATTTGCTAAAAACGACCTTCATATTCCTATTACGGGTTTTGCCAAATCACCCATGGATACCAAAGACCTGATCAAGATGGTAAACGGGGCACCATTGATCATTAAGCTCCTGGAAAGCACACAGGGAAAAGGTGTGGTTCTGGCCGAGACCAGCAAAGCTGCAGAAAGTGTAATCAACGCATTTAAAAGTGTTCAAACCAATATTCTGGTTCAGGAATTTATAAAAGAAGCCAACGGACAGGACATCAGGTGTTTTGTCGTCAATGGAAAAGTGGTCGCTTCTATGCAACGGCAGGCGGAAAAGGGAGAATTCAGAGCCAACATTCACCAGGGTGGCAGGGCATCGAGGATCAAAATCACTGCAGAGGAGCGCAAATTAGCCGTAAAGGCCTCGAAGATCCTGAATCTTTCCGTCGCAGGGGTTGATATTATCAGGTCTAATAAAGGACCGCTTTTGCTCGAAGTAAATTCATCCCCTGGTCTTGAAGGTATTGAGAATGCCACCGGAAAGGACATAGCCAACGCTATGATCGTGGGCATTGAAAAGAAACTCAAATTCCAGAATTAA
- a CDS encoding nuclear transport factor 2 family protein, with protein sequence MNKYLFLLLSLFIIDSSLGQTTDTQKINTILDNWHKAAAEADFDSYFELMSKEAVFIGTDAAEVWNKSEFMSFSKPYFDQGKAWDFSSVNRNIYIGPKGDIAWFDELLDTWMQLCRGSGVLKKENGQWKIAHYVLSLTIPNDEIEAVIDVKREIDSTYIKSLVRQ encoded by the coding sequence ATGAATAAATACTTATTTCTGCTCCTCAGCCTTTTTATAATCGATTCCTCACTAGGCCAGACAACGGACACGCAAAAGATAAATACAATCCTGGATAATTGGCATAAAGCCGCGGCGGAAGCTGATTTTGACAGTTATTTTGAATTGATGTCCAAAGAGGCGGTATTCATTGGCACAGATGCAGCAGAGGTGTGGAATAAATCTGAATTTATGTCCTTTTCCAAGCCTTATTTTGACCAGGGTAAGGCCTGGGATTTTAGTTCTGTAAACCGAAATATCTACATTGGTCCCAAAGGAGACATCGCGTGGTTTGATGAGTTGCTCGACACCTGGATGCAACTTTGCAGAGGCTCCGGTGTTCTTAAAAAAGAGAACGGGCAATGGAAAATAGCTCATTACGTCCTTTCCCTGACCATTCCGAATGATGAGATTGAAGCTGTTATCGATGTGAAAAGAGAAATTGACAGTACATATATTAAAAGCCTGGTCAGACAATAA
- a CDS encoding trehalase family glycosidase, which yields MKRSFLILLFSFLFLTGCRETPESISGTDFYKTELFRDVQLQAIYKDSKTFVDLVPDRSYGELIKLYKDEKDEPNFDLKIFVDAHFSDPFVSGQEIVTDTTKTMYQHISSMWGKLTRGPDKSIDYYSRIALPNQYVVPGGRFREIYYWDSYFTIEGLMVDGQEVLAKSMVDNFTFLIDSLGFIPNGTRNYYLTRSQPPFYALMVDAVTRDTKGFFSEYYPFILKEYNFWMEGREEIQDTFSAEKYVVQLEEGMYLNRYWDSGITPRPEAYKEDFHLASDLNSTSEKENLYTQLRSGAASGWDFSSRWYTREGDFGSTETANLLAIDLNCLMYFMEMSIAKGYAGDDDGENESLFLSKANDRKAAIQELFWNAEENYFYDYTFTEKSFSRTATLAGAFPLFFELATPEQARGVRDKLMSEFLRDGGLVTTLENSGQQWDAPNGWAPLQYISVQGLLNYGYVDEAKMIMERWLALNERVYNDTGKMMEKYNVEDISLPSGGGEYETQDGFGWTNGVALSFKALLEEMEPGK from the coding sequence ATGAAGCGTTCTTTCCTTATTTTACTATTTTCTTTCCTCTTCCTGACGGGATGCAGAGAAACGCCTGAATCTATATCGGGAACTGATTTTTATAAAACCGAATTATTCAGGGATGTGCAATTACAGGCCATTTATAAGGACTCTAAAACCTTTGTCGATCTAGTGCCGGACCGTTCCTATGGAGAATTGATAAAGTTGTACAAGGATGAGAAGGATGAGCCCAATTTTGATCTGAAGATCTTTGTTGACGCCCATTTTAGTGATCCCTTTGTCTCAGGGCAGGAAATTGTGACCGATACCACCAAAACTATGTATCAGCATATCAGCAGTATGTGGGGAAAACTAACCCGGGGTCCGGACAAGTCGATTGATTACTATTCAAGAATAGCGTTGCCAAACCAGTATGTGGTTCCTGGCGGCCGATTCAGGGAGATTTACTACTGGGACAGCTACTTCACCATAGAAGGCCTCATGGTAGATGGACAGGAAGTATTGGCCAAAAGTATGGTTGACAACTTTACTTTCTTAATCGATTCCCTTGGCTTTATCCCCAATGGCACCAGAAACTATTACCTAACCCGCTCACAACCTCCTTTTTACGCCCTGATGGTTGATGCCGTAACCCGGGATACCAAGGGTTTTTTCTCTGAATATTACCCTTTTATCCTGAAAGAGTACAACTTCTGGATGGAAGGAAGAGAAGAAATACAGGACACGTTCTCGGCTGAGAAATATGTGGTCCAATTAGAAGAAGGAATGTATCTGAACAGGTATTGGGATAGCGGTATTACCCCAAGGCCAGAGGCGTATAAGGAAGATTTTCACCTTGCGAGCGATCTAAATTCGACTTCTGAGAAAGAAAATCTCTATACACAACTGAGATCCGGTGCGGCATCGGGCTGGGATTTTAGCAGTAGATGGTATACCAGGGAAGGAGATTTCGGCTCTACAGAAACGGCCAATTTACTGGCTATAGATCTCAATTGCCTTATGTATTTCATGGAGATGAGTATAGCCAAAGGGTATGCCGGCGATGATGATGGCGAGAATGAATCTCTATTTCTATCAAAGGCAAACGATCGTAAAGCAGCAATACAAGAATTGTTTTGGAACGCTGAAGAAAATTATTTTTACGATTATACATTCACTGAGAAGAGTTTTAGCAGAACCGCAACCCTGGCCGGTGCTTTTCCATTGTTTTTTGAACTGGCCACACCCGAACAGGCCAGGGGTGTCCGGGATAAATTGATGTCTGAATTTCTGAGAGACGGCGGATTGGTGACCACTCTGGAAAATTCAGGACAGCAATGGGATGCTCCCAACGGCTGGGCCCCCTTACAGTACATCTCAGTGCAAGGCCTGCTTAATTACGGCTATGTAGATGAGGCAAAAATGATCATGGAAAGGTGGCTGGCCTTAAATGAGCGCGTTTACAATGACACAGGCAAGATGATGGAAAAATATAATGTTGAGGACATTAGCCTGCCATCGGGGGGAGGCGAGTATGAAACACAGGATGGATTTGGATGGACCAATGGGGTGGCCCTTAGCTTTAAGGCATTACTTGAAGAGATGGAGCCAGGAAAATAA
- a CDS encoding NAD-dependent epimerase/dehydratase family protein produces MSSKIGILGCGWLGFALAKKLISQEYTVLGSTTTRANLEILKQEGIVPFYVELFKDGARGDLIDFLKEVDILIVNIPPKRKSDTSDYFNKIEQLHEACKIMHVEKVIFVSSTSVYGDLQGEVTEKSKPKPVTTSAKAVFKAEKLFAEDASISSTIVRFGGLIGPDRHPVTYLSGQQNLSNGDETINLIHLEDCLDIILSIIMEDWWGKLINGVYPLHPVKSDYYVQEARKRGLALPSYTKGYAGKSGKVVKAKTLESLGFQFKKPIDGSDLQN; encoded by the coding sequence TTGAGTTCTAAAATCGGCATACTGGGATGTGGTTGGCTGGGTTTTGCCCTCGCAAAAAAATTGATCTCGCAGGAATATACCGTTTTGGGTTCAACCACCACCAGAGCTAATCTGGAAATTTTAAAACAAGAAGGGATCGTGCCTTTCTACGTTGAACTATTTAAGGACGGGGCCAGAGGTGATCTTATCGATTTTCTTAAAGAGGTCGATATCCTCATCGTCAACATCCCCCCGAAAAGGAAGTCGGACACCTCTGATTACTTTAATAAAATAGAACAATTACACGAGGCCTGTAAGATCATGCACGTAGAAAAGGTCATTTTTGTAAGTAGTACATCCGTTTACGGAGATTTGCAGGGGGAAGTCACGGAAAAATCGAAACCCAAACCGGTTACAACATCTGCTAAGGCTGTCTTTAAGGCAGAAAAACTCTTTGCGGAAGACGCTTCCATCAGCAGCACCATTGTCCGCTTTGGAGGATTGATAGGGCCCGATCGGCATCCTGTGACCTATCTCTCCGGTCAACAAAATCTGTCCAATGGCGATGAAACCATCAACCTGATCCATCTCGAAGACTGTCTTGACATAATACTCTCAATTATTATGGAGGACTGGTGGGGCAAACTTATCAACGGGGTTTACCCTCTTCATCCCGTAAAAAGCGACTATTACGTACAGGAAGCCAGAAAACGTGGACTCGCCCTGCCCTCTTATACCAAAGGATATGCAGGTAAATCGGGGAAAGTGGTTAAAGCCAAAACGCTGGAATCATTAGGTTTTCAATTTAAAAAACCAATAGATGGCTCAGATCTTCAGAACTAG
- a CDS encoding M28 family peptidase, whose protein sequence is MNKFRLWITLPLLILAVFWSFRTLMPSDSNTSVEDLYGFSTSRALEHVKEISRKPHAVGFPAHKEVRDYIVSQLESMGLEVSLQEGYTAGDWANYSKAVNIVTRIEGSGDGKALLLLTHYDSNPHSSLGASDAGSGVATILEGIRAFLEQQKTPTNDVIIVITDAEELGLNGADLFANKHPWTSDVGLVLNFEARGSGGPGYMFMETNRGNEKLLKEFVKANPAFPVTNSLAYSIYKLLPNDTDLTVFREDRDIEGFNFAFIDDHFDYHTVRDSFERLDKNSLTHQGSYLMPLLLHFSESDLGQLKSLNDQVYFNIPVFNLVTYPFDWIWPMWWVAVVMFIVLLLFGLKNRALSFKGIAKGFIPVLATLLINGGIGYYAWKAITTIYPEYNDILHGFPYNGHTYILVMVFLSLAICFWLYRSMKTVNLPDLLIAPALLWLAICWGVAQYLPGAGYFVIPLYALLASLMVMLYQKEPDPLLMWFLALPAIFIYAPFISMFPVALGLKMLVTATVFTTLLFWLLLPLTARYTKKKMLGTLCLLSCLIALVISHFQSNFTPDKAKPSSLVYILDTDEKKARWATYEHVLSDWTSATLGTEKMTPDKMENIISSKYGSRITYSSPAPLKSIEGPVVTIESDTTLKKMRILEIGIFPQRSVNRLDIYTDATPVNEASVNGIELSEFYLKQRKSGRLLTHYISDNDSTMLKLSIPAKAELNLTLYEASNDLIEHPLMGIPPRPEDNIPMPFVLNDAVIIKKTIRH, encoded by the coding sequence ATGAATAAATTCAGGCTTTGGATTACCCTTCCCTTGCTCATCCTGGCTGTATTTTGGAGTTTCAGAACGCTGATGCCCTCCGATTCCAATACAAGTGTAGAGGATTTATACGGCTTTTCCACCTCCCGTGCCCTGGAGCATGTTAAAGAGATTTCGAGAAAACCCCATGCTGTGGGTTTCCCTGCCCATAAGGAGGTAAGGGATTACATTGTAAGCCAATTGGAAAGTATGGGCCTTGAAGTAAGCTTACAAGAAGGATATACGGCCGGGGATTGGGCCAACTACAGTAAAGCAGTCAATATTGTAACCCGAATTGAAGGTAGTGGTGATGGCAAAGCCCTTCTGCTTCTAACTCACTATGACAGCAATCCTCACTCCTCTCTTGGGGCTAGCGACGCCGGAAGCGGAGTTGCCACTATATTAGAGGGAATACGCGCCTTTCTCGAACAGCAAAAAACACCGACTAACGATGTAATTATTGTGATCACTGATGCCGAAGAGCTGGGACTGAATGGGGCAGACTTATTTGCCAATAAGCATCCTTGGACTTCTGATGTAGGGCTGGTCCTGAATTTTGAAGCCAGGGGGAGTGGCGGACCTGGTTATATGTTTATGGAAACCAACCGGGGTAACGAAAAGTTGCTAAAGGAATTTGTAAAAGCAAATCCAGCATTTCCCGTGACCAATTCTCTGGCCTACAGTATTTATAAATTGTTGCCCAACGATACTGACCTTACCGTATTCCGGGAAGACCGGGATATTGAAGGCTTTAATTTTGCCTTTATTGACGACCATTTTGATTACCACACGGTACGTGATTCCTTTGAACGTCTGGACAAGAACTCACTAACTCATCAGGGCAGCTATCTCATGCCCCTTCTTCTTCACTTTAGTGAATCTGATCTTGGACAGTTAAAAAGCCTCAATGATCAGGTCTATTTTAATATTCCGGTATTCAACCTGGTTACTTACCCATTTGATTGGATCTGGCCGATGTGGTGGGTGGCTGTTGTGATGTTCATTGTTTTATTGCTATTCGGCCTTAAAAATAGAGCCCTCAGCTTTAAAGGGATAGCCAAAGGATTTATTCCGGTTCTGGCTACACTTTTGATCAACGGGGGAATAGGATACTACGCGTGGAAAGCGATCACCACTATCTATCCTGAATACAATGACATATTGCACGGCTTTCCCTATAACGGGCACACCTACATCCTTGTAATGGTATTCCTCTCTTTGGCTATTTGTTTCTGGTTATATCGCAGCATGAAAACGGTAAATCTTCCCGATTTACTGATTGCCCCTGCCCTGTTATGGCTTGCAATATGTTGGGGAGTAGCTCAATATCTACCCGGGGCAGGTTATTTTGTCATTCCTCTCTATGCCCTTCTCGCCTCTTTAATGGTAATGCTCTATCAAAAAGAACCGGATCCTTTACTAATGTGGTTTTTGGCCCTTCCGGCCATCTTTATATACGCTCCGTTTATTTCGATGTTCCCCGTGGCATTAGGCTTGAAAATGCTGGTAACAGCAACAGTGTTTACCACGCTCCTGTTCTGGTTGTTATTGCCGCTTACGGCTCGTTACACTAAGAAAAAGATGTTAGGAACACTTTGCTTATTAAGTTGCCTCATCGCCTTAGTGATTTCTCATTTCCAATCGAATTTTACTCCTGACAAGGCCAAGCCAAGCAGTTTGGTTTATATTCTCGATACCGACGAAAAAAAAGCCCGGTGGGCGACCTATGAACACGTACTTTCAGACTGGACTTCAGCCACGCTGGGAACTGAAAAAATGACCCCGGACAAAATGGAGAACATCATCAGCAGCAAATACGGATCTCGAATTACGTATTCTTCTCCGGCTCCACTGAAATCTATCGAAGGCCCGGTCGTCACCATTGAAAGTGACACTACCTTAAAAAAGATGCGTATTCTTGAAATAGGAATTTTTCCTCAACGTTCAGTAAACAGATTGGACATATACACAGACGCTACACCTGTAAATGAAGCCAGTGTCAATGGAATTGAGCTCTCCGAATTCTATTTAAAGCAGCGAAAAAGCGGACGTTTACTGACGCATTATATCAGTGATAATGACTCAACAATGCTAAAGTTGAGCATCCCTGCGAAGGCCGAGTTAAATCTGACCCTGTATGAAGCTTCCAATGATCTCATAGAACATCCTTTAATGGGAATACCCCCAAGGCCTGAGGATAATATTCCCATGCCTTTTGTTTTGAATGATGCCGTAATTATCAAAAAAACAATTCGTCATTGA
- a CDS encoding CBS domain-containing protein codes for MGIKSFMGRRAKDVSKKEYNAPILVEDYMTRKLITFSPDQSILEVMESFAKNRISGGPVLDDNGFLVGIISEADCMKEISESRYFNQPILDKSLERFMTKKVQTIPHDMSIFDAAGEFHKNNRRRLPVMKDGIIVGQISRKDIVIAALKLTSHNYQ; via the coding sequence ATGGGTATTAAAAGTTTTATGGGCCGCAGAGCCAAAGATGTGTCCAAAAAAGAGTACAATGCCCCTATTTTGGTGGAAGACTACATGACCAGGAAGCTGATCACTTTTAGCCCCGATCAGTCCATTCTGGAAGTTATGGAATCATTTGCCAAGAATAGAATTTCCGGAGGTCCTGTTCTTGATGACAATGGATTTTTGGTGGGGATCATTTCAGAGGCAGACTGTATGAAAGAGATATCAGAAAGCCGGTATTTTAACCAACCTATTCTCGATAAGAGCCTCGAACGCTTTATGACCAAAAAGGTACAAACCATTCCTCATGATATGAGCATATTTGATGCGGCAGGGGAATTTCATAAAAATAACCGAAGAAGGTTACCGGTCATGAAAGACGGAATCATAGTAGGTCAGATTAGTCGGAAAGATATCGTGATTGCGGCATTGAAGCTTACCAGCCACAATTATCAATAG
- a CDS encoding DUF2116 family Zn-ribbon domain-containing protein, with the protein MERQCLECGEPIRGRVDKKFCSDYCRNAYNNKLNKDSKNLVRNINNRLRKNYRVLESFPLKDGKTRTTKTRLLDKGFDFEYITNLYTTKKGTTYYFVYDLGYLPLENDYYMIVKRE; encoded by the coding sequence ATGGAGAGGCAATGTTTGGAATGCGGTGAACCCATCAGAGGGAGGGTAGATAAGAAATTCTGTTCCGATTATTGCCGAAATGCCTACAACAACAAACTCAATAAGGATAGTAAGAACCTTGTTCGCAATATCAACAACAGACTGCGCAAAAATTATCGCGTCCTGGAGAGCTTTCCATTAAAAGATGGGAAGACAAGGACAACAAAAACCCGACTATTAGATAAGGGGTTCGACTTTGAATATATCACGAATCTCTATACCACAAAGAAAGGTACAACCTACTATTTTGTATATGATCTGGGATATCTTCCCCTGGAGAACGATTACTATATGATCGTAAAAAGAGAATAG